In Archocentrus centrarchus isolate MPI-CPG fArcCen1 chromosome 1, fArcCen1, whole genome shotgun sequence, the following proteins share a genomic window:
- the LOC115781275 gene encoding fibrinogen-like protein 1: protein MMAALRTSVAFLLHLASSVAAPVPCEERVSRLEAEIQGLMNVISEQHRYILELHNSQVQQLQQIPNSYLGLDNLYRDCSEVFDDGNVASGLYVIRPDGAPTSLSVYCDMNNGAGWTVFQRRRDGKESFDRAWVEYKHGFGDLFSPDGEFWLGNEPLHHLTSQGTYDLRINMEDFEGNQRYAEYKNFKVDDEQDQYQLHLGEFTGNAGDALTDAHGPGPGGPCADGLKFSTYDQPNCIEADVECIRHSKSGWWFSRCNSGNLNGHYYDGPFKAMTDDGVVWYTWHGWTYSVKSVVMMVRASDLEQPPADIYLSEGHLDPSRAEGRGGL from the exons ATGATGGCTGCCCTGAGGACGTCTGTGGCCTTTCTGCTTCACCTGGCCTCCTCTGTGGCG GCTCCAGTGCCGTGTGAGGAGAGGGTGAGCCGCCTGGAAGCGGAGATTCAGGGCTTGATGAAcgtgatcagtgagcagcaccGTTACATCCTGGAGCTCCACAACAGCCaagtgcagcagctgcagcagatacCCAACTCGTACCTGGGCCTCGATAACCTCTACAGag actgcTCCGAGGTGTTTGATGATGGAAACGTGGCCAGTGGGCTGTACGTGATTCGGCCGGACGGCGCTCCCACCTCGCTGAGCGTCTATTGCGACATGAACAACGGAGCGGGGTGGACCGTCTTCCAGAGGAGGAGAGATGGCAAAGAAAGCTTTGACAG agcGTGGGTGGAGTACAAGCACGGATTTGGAGACCTCTTCTCTCCTGATGGAGAGTTCTGGTTGGGAAATGAACCCCTGCACCATCTGACATCACAAG GAACCTACGACCTGCGCATCAACATGGAGGACTTTGAGGGGAATCAGCGTTACGcggagtacaagaacttcaagGTGGACGACGAACAG GATCAGTACCAGTTACATCTGGGCGAGTTTACGGGGAACGCGGGCGACGCTCTGACCGACGCCCACGGGCCGGGGCCGGGCGGTCCGTGTGCAGACGGGCTCAAGTTCAGCACTTACGACCAGCCGAACTGCATCGAAGCAGACGTTGAGTGCATCAGACACAGCAAGTCGGGCTGGTGGTTCAGCAG GTGTAACTCAGGTAACCTGAACGGTCATTACTACGACGGGCCGTTCAAAGCCATGACGGACGACGGCGTGGTGTGGTACACGTGGCACGGGTGGACCTACTCAGTCAAATCTGTCGTCATGATGGTACGAGCTTCTGACCTCGAGCAGCCGCCGGCGGACATTTACCTGTCAGAAGGTCACCTGGACCCCAGCAGAGCAGAGGGTCGAGGCGGCCTGTGA